CGTGGGTCTGGATCGCCTGGTCGGCGGCCTGGAACCCGGCGTCCGCGCACAGCCATTTCGCCATGTTCGCCTCCTTGCCGCAGGACAGGCCGCGGTCGTAACGCCAAGCGGCGTTGCGGGCCATCAGCTCCGCCGCGTCGAGCCTGGTCGCGGCCTCGGCCAGCGGGAACGCCAAGCCCTGGTTCTGCCCGATCGGCCGGCCGAACACCTGCCGTTCGCCGGCGTACCGAACCGCGCGGCGCAGCGCGGCCCGGCCGATGCCGAGCGCTTCGTGGGCGAGGAGGATGCGTTCCGGGTTGAGCCCGTCGAGCAGGTACCGGAAGCCCTTGCCCTCCTCGCCGACGCGCGCCGATTCCGGTACCTGCAAGCCGTCGATCAGCACCTCGTACGACGGCACCGCGTTGCGGCCGAGCTTGGGGATCGCGCGCAGCTGCACCGCGTCGGACTCGATGTCCACCACGAACAGAGACATGCCGTCGGTCGGCTTCTCGACTTCGTCGCGCGGCGTGGTGCGGGCGATCAGCACCATTTTCTGCGACTGGCCCGCCTTGGTGATCCAGACTTTCCGGCCGTGCACCACGTAGGAATCGCCTTCGCGGCGGGCGAAGGTGGAGATGCGCGTGGTGTCGGTGCCCGCGTCCGGTTCGGTCACGCCGAAGCAGACGTGCAGCGAACCGTCGACCGCGCCGGGCAGGATTTCCTGGCGCAGCTGCTCGCTGCCGTGCTTGACGATCGTGTTCAGCCCGAAGATCGTCAGGTGCATCGTGCTGCACCCGTTCATCCCGGCCCCGGACGCGGCCACTTCTTCCAGCAGCAGCGCGGCTTCGAGGATGCCGAGCCCGCCGCCGCCGTACTGCTCCGGGATCGCCATGCCGAGCCAGCCCGCGGAGGCGAACGCGTCGTAGAACTCGCGCGGGAACTCGCCGCGTTCGTCGCGTTCGGCCCAGTACTCGTCGGGGAACCGGGCGGCCAGCTCGCGCACGGCGCGCCGGATGTCCTCCTGGTCTTGGCTCAGCTGGAAGTCCACAGTGCTGCTCTCCATTGTGCGCATATAAGAACGCCGAGTTCGGATATGCGTCCAACGTAAGGCGGCGCGCGGTCCGGGTCAAGCACCGTCCAGGGCGGTCGCCGCGATAGGGTTCGTATGTACGAACGCAGGGGAGGCTGCCATGACCGAGTCGACGGCCAAGGCCCACCGGACGGTCGGCCGCGTCACCAGCATCCTCGAATGCGTCGCGCGGCAGCCCGGCATGCGGCTGCACGAGCTGTCGGTGGCCCTCGACGCGCCGAAATCCTCGGTGTTCGGCCTGGTCAAAGGCTTGGTGTCGACCGGCTACCTGGTCGAGGCCGACGGCGCCTACCGGCTCGGTCCCGCGCTGGGGAACCTGCTCACCGGCGGCCTGCCCGGCATCGCGACCGCGGCCCGGCCGGCGCTGGAGGAACTGCGCCGCCGCTTCGGCGAGACCGTGATGCTGGGCGCCGCGGTCGGCGATTCGCTGATCTACGTGGACGCGGTCGAGTCCGAACAGCCGATCCGCTACTCCGCGCCGTTGCGCACGCGGCGGCCGCTGTATCCGCCGAGCGCGGGCAAGATCTTCCTCGCGTACTGGTCGGCGCGCCGGCGCGAGGCGTACCTGAAGTCAGTGCTCCCGGACGCCGATCGAGTGCGGGCCGCGATGGAGGAACTCGACACCGTCCGCGCCAAGGGGGTCGCGCTCAACCGCGGCGAAACCCTGCCGGACGTGAGCGCGGCGGCGCGCCCGATCCTGGTCGACGGAGAGGTGGTCGCGGCGATCGCGGTCGCCGGTCCCACCCCGCGGATTTCCGGACGGCTGCCGGAGATCGGCGACGCGCTGGCGGGCATCGCCGCGGCGGTCGTGAAGCGCTGGGAAGCCGCGCGCCAGGGCTGAGCCCGAATTCCCGGAGACCCTTGACCGGTGTGTTCGCGGTCTCTTAGCATCCGGATATACGCATCAAGCGTTCCCAAATACGCACGCAACGGCGCGCGCCGGCTGGCTTCCGCTCGCCTGTGCCCCAGTTCCGGAGAGCAGGACCATGCCCAGTGTTGTGGACGACAGCGTCGGAACGACCCGGAAAGCCCCGCGCGGAGTCGGGGTCGCGGTGGTCGTCGGCTCCGCGCTCGAGTGGTTCGACTTCTACCTCTACGCGTCGATGGCCGCGCTGGTCTTCGGCCACGTCTTCTTCCCGCCCGGCAACGACGCCGCCGCGACGATGGCCTCGGTCGCGACCTTCG
The nucleotide sequence above comes from Amycolatopsis sp. AA4. Encoded proteins:
- a CDS encoding acyl-CoA dehydrogenase family protein — translated: MESSTVDFQLSQDQEDIRRAVRELAARFPDEYWAERDERGEFPREFYDAFASAGWLGMAIPEQYGGGGLGILEAALLLEEVAASGAGMNGCSTMHLTIFGLNTIVKHGSEQLRQEILPGAVDGSLHVCFGVTEPDAGTDTTRISTFARREGDSYVVHGRKVWITKAGQSQKMVLIARTTPRDEVEKPTDGMSLFVVDIESDAVQLRAIPKLGRNAVPSYEVLIDGLQVPESARVGEEGKGFRYLLDGLNPERILLAHEALGIGRAALRRAVRYAGERQVFGRPIGQNQGLAFPLAEAATRLDAAELMARNAAWRYDRGLSCGKEANMAKWLCADAGFQAADQAIQTHGGMGYAREYHVERYFREARLLRLAPISQEMVLNYVSQHVLGLPRSY
- a CDS encoding IclR family transcriptional regulator, translating into MTESTAKAHRTVGRVTSILECVARQPGMRLHELSVALDAPKSSVFGLVKGLVSTGYLVEADGAYRLGPALGNLLTGGLPGIATAARPALEELRRRFGETVMLGAAVGDSLIYVDAVESEQPIRYSAPLRTRRPLYPPSAGKIFLAYWSARRREAYLKSVLPDADRVRAAMEELDTVRAKGVALNRGETLPDVSAAARPILVDGEVVAAIAVAGPTPRISGRLPEIGDALAGIAAAVVKRWEAARQG